One region of Pagrus major chromosome 7, Pma_NU_1.0 genomic DNA includes:
- the LOC141000143 gene encoding dnaJ homolog subfamily C member 5-like, whose product MEQQRQRTLSTSGESLYIVLGVDKSATTEDIKKCYRKLALKFHPDKNPDNPDAAEKFKEINNAHSILSDATKKNIYDKYGSLGLYVAEQFGEENVNTYFVLSSWWAKALFVFCCLSTGCYFCCCLCCCCNCCCGKCKPRPPMDQEPEFYVSPEDLEAQMTADERDGGEPIVMQPSSATETTTLTSDAHHSYRTDAY is encoded by the exons atggagcagcagagacagagaactCTCTCCACATCTGGAGAATCGCTGTACATCGTGCTGGGAGTCGACAAGAGCGCCACCACAGAGGACATCAAGAAATGTTACAG GAAACTGGCGTTGAAGTTCCACCCAGACAAGAACCCGGACAATCCAGATGCGGCCGAAAAGTTTAAGGAAATCAACAACGCCCACTCCATCCTGAGCGACGCCACCAAGAAGAACATCTACGACAAATACGGCTCGCTGGGGCTCTACGTGGCAGAGCAGTTCGGAGAGGAGAACGTCAACACCTACTTCGTTCTGTCCAGCTGGTGGGCGAAG GCCCTGTTCGTCTTCTGCTGCCTGTCCACAGGCTGTTATTTCTGCTGttgcctgtgctgctgctgtaactgTTGCTGCGGTAAATGTAAACCTCGGCCGCCCATGGACCAGGAGCCCGAGTTCTACGTGTCCCCCGAGGACCTGGAGGCCCAGATGACCGCTGACGAGAGAG ATGGCGGCGAGCCCATCGTGATGCAGCCGTCCTCAGCCACAGAAACCACCACGCTCACCTCTGATGCCCACCACAGCTACAGGACCGACGCAtactag
- the adrm1 gene encoding proteasomal ubiquitin receptor ADRM1 isoform X1, with protein MSSGALFPSLVSGSRGSSSKYLVEFRAGKMTLKGNVVTPDKRKGTVYIQQSDDSLIHFCWKDRTTGNVDDDLIIFPDDCEFKRVSQCTTGRVYVLKFKAGSKRLFFWMQEPKTDKDEEFCRKVNEYLNNPPIPGAAGSGGGSGHELSALGGEGGLQNLLGNMSHNQLMQLIGPTGLGGLGGLGALAGPGLANLLGSGGPATSSSSSSSRSQSAAATPSSGGAPRSSSSQAPTTPVTPAASAVSPTTVAPTTPAAAQTPVVPASVGSPSSHQPIQLSDLQSILATMNVPAAAQGSAVDLASVCTPEMMAPILTNAEVQQRLLPFLPSGESLLQSADEIQNTLNSPQFQQAMGMFSSALASGQLGPLLSQFGLPAEAVDAANKGDVEAFARAMQGTKGDSKEKKEDDEDMSLD; from the exons ATGTCGTCGGGCGCTCTCTTTCCAAGCCTTGTGAGTGGCTCCAGGGGAAGCTCCAGCAAGTACCTGGTGGAGTTTCGAGCCGGTAAAATGACCTTGAAGGGCAACGTAGTGACACCAGACAAACGCAAGGGTACGGTGTACATCCAGCAGTCCGACGACTCCCTGATTCACTTCTGCTGGAAGGACAGGACGACTGGGAATGTTGATGAT GATCTGATCATCTTCCCCGATGACTGTGAATTCAAGAGGGTGAGCCAGTGCACCACAGGACGTGTCTATGTGCTAAAGTTCAAGGCCGGATCCAAGAGACTGTTCTTCTGGATGCAG GAGCCAAAGACTGACAAGGATGAGGAGTTCTGTCGTAAGGTGAACGAGTACTTGAACAACCCTCCCATTCCCGGAGCAGCAGGCAGCGGAGGCGGCAGCGGCCACGAACTCTCTGCACTCGGAGGAGAGGGAGGCCTGCAAAACCTGCTGGGAAACATGAGCCACAACCAGCTGATGCAGCTGATTGGACCAACAGGACTTGGAGGACTGG GAGGTCTGGGAGCTCTAGCAGGACCAGGACTTGCCAACTTGCTCGGCAGTGGCGGACCCGCCACCAGCAGCTCCTCTTCCAG CTCTCGGAGCCAATCGGCAGCGGCCACTCCGTCATCAGGAGGAGCCCCCAGATCCAGCTCCTCTCAGGCCCCGACCACCCCTGTGACTCCTGCTGCCTCGGCTGTCTCCCCCACCACTGTTGCTCCCACCACACCAG ctgcagctcagaccCCAGTGGTCCCAGCCTCTGTTGGAAGCCCTTCCTCCCATCAGCCCATCCAGCTCAGTGACCTCCAGAGCATCCTGGCCACTATGAACGTCCCAGCGGCTGCACAGGGATCAGCAG TAGACCTGGCCAGTGTTTGCACCCCAGAGATGATGGCTCCCATCCTGACTAACGCTGAGGTCCAGCAGAGGCTCCTGCCCTTCCTCCCCAGTGGAGAAAGTTTACTGCAGAGCGCTGATGAGATCCAGAACACACTCAACTCACCTCAGTTCCAGCAG GCGATGGGTATGTTCAGCAGTGCCTTGGCCTCCGGGCAGCTCGGCCCTCTCTTGAGTCAGTTTGGTCTGCCGGCAGAAGCTGTTGATGCCGCCAACAAAGGAG ATGTGGAGGCGTTTGCCCGAGCCATGCAGGGCACTAAAGGAGACtccaaagagaagaaagaggacgATGAGGACATGAGTCTGGATTAG
- the adrm1 gene encoding proteasomal ubiquitin receptor ADRM1 isoform X2 gives MSSGALFPSLVSGSRGSSSKYLVEFRAGKMTLKGNVVTPDKRKGTVYIQQSDDSLIHFCWKDRTTGNVDDDLIIFPDDCEFKRVSQCTTGRVYVLKFKAGSKRLFFWMQEPKTDKDEEFCRKVNEYLNNPPIPGAAGSGGGSGHELSALGGEGGLQNLLGNMSHNQLMQLIGPTGLGGLGLGALAGPGLANLLGSGGPATSSSSSSSRSQSAAATPSSGGAPRSSSSQAPTTPVTPAASAVSPTTVAPTTPAAAQTPVVPASVGSPSSHQPIQLSDLQSILATMNVPAAAQGSAVDLASVCTPEMMAPILTNAEVQQRLLPFLPSGESLLQSADEIQNTLNSPQFQQAMGMFSSALASGQLGPLLSQFGLPAEAVDAANKGDVEAFARAMQGTKGDSKEKKEDDEDMSLD, from the exons ATGTCGTCGGGCGCTCTCTTTCCAAGCCTTGTGAGTGGCTCCAGGGGAAGCTCCAGCAAGTACCTGGTGGAGTTTCGAGCCGGTAAAATGACCTTGAAGGGCAACGTAGTGACACCAGACAAACGCAAGGGTACGGTGTACATCCAGCAGTCCGACGACTCCCTGATTCACTTCTGCTGGAAGGACAGGACGACTGGGAATGTTGATGAT GATCTGATCATCTTCCCCGATGACTGTGAATTCAAGAGGGTGAGCCAGTGCACCACAGGACGTGTCTATGTGCTAAAGTTCAAGGCCGGATCCAAGAGACTGTTCTTCTGGATGCAG GAGCCAAAGACTGACAAGGATGAGGAGTTCTGTCGTAAGGTGAACGAGTACTTGAACAACCCTCCCATTCCCGGAGCAGCAGGCAGCGGAGGCGGCAGCGGCCACGAACTCTCTGCACTCGGAGGAGAGGGAGGCCTGCAAAACCTGCTGGGAAACATGAGCCACAACCAGCTGATGCAGCTGATTGGACCAACAGGACTTGGAGGACTGG GTCTGGGAGCTCTAGCAGGACCAGGACTTGCCAACTTGCTCGGCAGTGGCGGACCCGCCACCAGCAGCTCCTCTTCCAG CTCTCGGAGCCAATCGGCAGCGGCCACTCCGTCATCAGGAGGAGCCCCCAGATCCAGCTCCTCTCAGGCCCCGACCACCCCTGTGACTCCTGCTGCCTCGGCTGTCTCCCCCACCACTGTTGCTCCCACCACACCAG ctgcagctcagaccCCAGTGGTCCCAGCCTCTGTTGGAAGCCCTTCCTCCCATCAGCCCATCCAGCTCAGTGACCTCCAGAGCATCCTGGCCACTATGAACGTCCCAGCGGCTGCACAGGGATCAGCAG TAGACCTGGCCAGTGTTTGCACCCCAGAGATGATGGCTCCCATCCTGACTAACGCTGAGGTCCAGCAGAGGCTCCTGCCCTTCCTCCCCAGTGGAGAAAGTTTACTGCAGAGCGCTGATGAGATCCAGAACACACTCAACTCACCTCAGTTCCAGCAG GCGATGGGTATGTTCAGCAGTGCCTTGGCCTCCGGGCAGCTCGGCCCTCTCTTGAGTCAGTTTGGTCTGCCGGCAGAAGCTGTTGATGCCGCCAACAAAGGAG ATGTGGAGGCGTTTGCCCGAGCCATGCAGGGCACTAAAGGAGACtccaaagagaagaaagaggacgATGAGGACATGAGTCTGGATTAG
- the adrm1 gene encoding proteasomal ubiquitin receptor ADRM1 isoform X3: MSSGALFPSLVSGSRGSSSKYLVEFRAGKMTLKGNVVTPDKRKGTVYIQQSDDSLIHFCWKDRTTGNVDDDLIIFPDDCEFKRVSQCTTGRVYVLKFKAGSKRLFFWMQEPKTDKDEEFCRKVNEYLNNPPIPGAAGSGGGSGHELSALGGEGGLQNLLGNMSHNQLMQLIGPTGLGGLGGLGALAGPGLANLLGSGGPATSSSSSSSRSQSAAATPSSGGAPRSSSSQAPTTPVTPAASAVSPTTVAPTTPAAAQTPVVPASVGSPSSHQPIQLSDLQSILATMNVPAAAQGSADLASVCTPEMMAPILTNAEVQQRLLPFLPSGESLLQSADEIQNTLNSPQFQQAMGMFSSALASGQLGPLLSQFGLPAEAVDAANKGDVEAFARAMQGTKGDSKEKKEDDEDMSLD; encoded by the exons ATGTCGTCGGGCGCTCTCTTTCCAAGCCTTGTGAGTGGCTCCAGGGGAAGCTCCAGCAAGTACCTGGTGGAGTTTCGAGCCGGTAAAATGACCTTGAAGGGCAACGTAGTGACACCAGACAAACGCAAGGGTACGGTGTACATCCAGCAGTCCGACGACTCCCTGATTCACTTCTGCTGGAAGGACAGGACGACTGGGAATGTTGATGAT GATCTGATCATCTTCCCCGATGACTGTGAATTCAAGAGGGTGAGCCAGTGCACCACAGGACGTGTCTATGTGCTAAAGTTCAAGGCCGGATCCAAGAGACTGTTCTTCTGGATGCAG GAGCCAAAGACTGACAAGGATGAGGAGTTCTGTCGTAAGGTGAACGAGTACTTGAACAACCCTCCCATTCCCGGAGCAGCAGGCAGCGGAGGCGGCAGCGGCCACGAACTCTCTGCACTCGGAGGAGAGGGAGGCCTGCAAAACCTGCTGGGAAACATGAGCCACAACCAGCTGATGCAGCTGATTGGACCAACAGGACTTGGAGGACTGG GAGGTCTGGGAGCTCTAGCAGGACCAGGACTTGCCAACTTGCTCGGCAGTGGCGGACCCGCCACCAGCAGCTCCTCTTCCAG CTCTCGGAGCCAATCGGCAGCGGCCACTCCGTCATCAGGAGGAGCCCCCAGATCCAGCTCCTCTCAGGCCCCGACCACCCCTGTGACTCCTGCTGCCTCGGCTGTCTCCCCCACCACTGTTGCTCCCACCACACCAG ctgcagctcagaccCCAGTGGTCCCAGCCTCTGTTGGAAGCCCTTCCTCCCATCAGCCCATCCAGCTCAGTGACCTCCAGAGCATCCTGGCCACTATGAACGTCCCAGCGGCTGCACAGGGATCAGCAG ACCTGGCCAGTGTTTGCACCCCAGAGATGATGGCTCCCATCCTGACTAACGCTGAGGTCCAGCAGAGGCTCCTGCCCTTCCTCCCCAGTGGAGAAAGTTTACTGCAGAGCGCTGATGAGATCCAGAACACACTCAACTCACCTCAGTTCCAGCAG GCGATGGGTATGTTCAGCAGTGCCTTGGCCTCCGGGCAGCTCGGCCCTCTCTTGAGTCAGTTTGGTCTGCCGGCAGAAGCTGTTGATGCCGCCAACAAAGGAG ATGTGGAGGCGTTTGCCCGAGCCATGCAGGGCACTAAAGGAGACtccaaagagaagaaagaggacgATGAGGACATGAGTCTGGATTAG